Within the Gossypium raimondii isolate GPD5lz chromosome 12, ASM2569854v1, whole genome shotgun sequence genome, the region aaaaaattggttcgttttttacatttttggaaCCTGCAAAATAAgaaattggaatttttttacaaaaattataaaatatgatataatataataaaaatatattaataatttctgttttattatattaagtaaaataaaaaaaaatttaggccctTTCTACCTTGGGCCATGGGTGGCGATACTCCAGACTATCCCAAGGCCGGTcttgaaaaaattatgaatttaagcttaaaatttatattttcttaattattgtaataataatagtgctaattgagtttttaattataaattaatttcattaaatagtACAAGGTGAGTTATGTGATTATGtcatacataaatatattattaattttattttcaaaatgaaagtgaaattttaaaaatagaatgacTATAATATAAATAGGCCATAAAATATagtagaaataattttttgagataatgataaatttaatataacatttattattatttacttttatcctgattttttattaattgatcagaaattttaaaatttaattaaaattttattttttaaacaaaaaaaactgattagttaattacaattttaataatattgacaTGACAATTTATATGAGTTGACGTagataatttttctaaaaaaattatgcataattgaaatttgttgatttatttaatgaatctctttttaaaatttttatttttcatgagagttgtgaaataaaatttgaatagtaagccatagaaagaaaaaaaaccggCTATtaggggtaaatttgtaaaatgatgTTCCCAGTCCCCAGCTGTGTCCCCCAGTCGTCCTGGAGTTTTAATGCCACGCTATTTGCATTGGTTTGTGGTGTCTCAGGCTTGGATGCAATAAAGCCAGTGGGTGGACTCTATCTGCCTTAAGTCAATGGCCCAACCGTATGGGTTGGATTTGGTCTAtacaaaaaatatcattttattttcatcaaaaataaaataattatggatAAGGGCATAAGGCTAAGATACTTTGAAAGCACCCATGTTCATCTCccaatcaagttttttttaaaataaatatttaaattaaattattatttatgttatttttttagacaacatttgataaaataaagttataGATAGAGGGAGAAAAGGTGATCAGTTAACCAAGAGGGTGAGTATTGTGATATCATAACTCATAATTATAGTAATAGAACCGATATTtttttaggaccaaattataaaatttaaaatttaaaaattaaaaaaatttgagacctttttattttattttatttttttcctatcTATGATGAAGTgtctataaaaaaaactttcgcattttaagtttttggggcttcaagaaatttttttgtGGCCTTTTTCAGCCATAGTCCCTGGGTAGTCGCACTTCTAAACTACCCCAAGGTCGAGTCTGTTCAGTGGTAATCagaactaaataaaattatggaaataaaaACTTGAATGTGATTAGCTAGTCCAAACCTCTTAAAATCATATCTATTCTTGTTAGGTATTCACGATTATCGACTTATTATCCAATTGAGGTTGATCCGACCCTTTTTATCTTGATAAGTATATAGTTAACCAAAGCGTATAGTTCGCCTGCATGAGTTCGCATTTGGTGGGTCCGCGCTATCATGTAGGCGAACTCATATTCGAGAGGCAAGTGTTGACCCTAGAGTAGGGTACTATGCATGAGCATCTATTTAATCCTAATAAGTATCATTGAGAAACCATGCTTTATAAATAGAAAAGTTAATCTCCacgagagaaaaaaaattcacaaaaatacTCAACAATTCTGAATTTAGTAGTAAATAAGTTGGTAGATTATGTTGATGAATAATCTACTAAAGTTGGGAAATAGGCATTATTAAGTTGAgatgttaaaaggtaaaattaatgaataaagatAAAAGAGCAGAAAATACAAGACTGTGTGGGATAAAGAAAATTACCATTTCTTCCATAAAGGAAAATACAACAAACTAGGAAAAAAAGAAGGTGAAACTGAAATACAACACAAACTTGTCCGGTAAAttagaaacaaagaaacaagaATGCAAAGCTCAAAGGTTGAAGTTTATTTGGATTGGACGAACTTTTGCCATACTCCATTGGCATCGCATGGGCAGAATGTGATTCTTGGGCATCTAAGGTTCTCCAAATATTTCAAATTGGGAAATCGTTGCTGCATTTCTTTCCAGTTCATCTTGAAGTTCACCAAAAACTTCAAACGTAAGGTGTCCGCATTCCACTTCTGGCCATCCTCATGATTTAGGTAACCCAGTCTTCCACCTCTAATCGACAAATTCGTgagtttcttcatttttcttggtACCAGCCAAGTCGGTGGTTCCGAGCGAGGGAAACACTGGAGGTCCAGTTTCACCAGTCTCTCAAGGCCTTCCAGATTTTGTGGTTCTCTCTCTTTCATTGACAGCCTCCTCCATTTCTTAGCCATCAAAGCTATGTTGGCTGTCCCTCTTAAACCACCTCCCAGCTTCGCGGTCTTTGAATTTGCTTCACCTGCTGCTGCGACTGCACTCCTTTCCCGGTTGCCTTTATCCTCTCCCTTGTTCACTTTATCAGTCGAGGCTTTTGCTGCTGCACTACTAATACTACTTGCCTGCTTCTTCTTGGTCTTGGATTGCTGTTGTTCGCTACTACTGTCTAGCGTAGAATCCTCTTTTCCTGGCATTCCCCCCCATCCCCACGCTATCCTCAACTTCTcaagtttttgaaatttagcGAGAGCGTCCCCTGCCTCATCGATATTGAACTTGGTAGTGTTCACATTGACGCTTAGTTTTCTCAGACTCGGTAACTCCGACAAATCGTCTAGTGTGCATGAGTTTTTGGCTTCCAGAATCACAAACCCTTTAAGGACTTGAAGTTCCGATAGTTTATTCAGCTGTTGGGGAATGTAATCAAGCAGATAGCATTCTGATAAATCCAAGTAAGTCAGCTTCTTAAGTGACCCTATCCTGTCTGGTAGCTTCTCCAGATCGTGACATGCTCTTAGATCTAATATCCTCAAATTTTCAAGCTTGCACAGAGTGGCGGGAAGCTTTGGGATACCGGAAATACCTTGAAGGCTAAGAAGCCTTAAATTCTTCATGTTTTTGAACCCTTTTAAGAACTCAATGTCTTCCACCTCAATATGGCGAGCTTGCCCAGCCGTGGCTTCCCATCTACCCAAATAAAGAACTTTAATGCCCGTCATCTTAGAAAACCACTCCGTAGGTAAATCTGGAAATTGCTTACTCAAGTTGAACAACGTCTGCAATTTATCAATTTGCTGACTAGCTCTTATCAATGTGTTCTCATGTGGAAAATTGAACAACATCTGCAGCTTTACTAGATCTGCAGATAGCTTTCCTTGCAATAGCTTTCCTTGCTCCTGATGTTGCTCCTGCTCTTTAGGCTTTTCTGAATTGCCATCCTTGTCATTGCCTTTAAGATAATCAGCGAACCAGGAAGCAGTAGCTCTTTCATTGCCATCCTTGTCATTGCCTTTAAGATAATCAGCGAACCAGGAAGCAGTAGCTCTTTCAGACTTCACCATACAAGCCTTGTTGCAAGATGAAAAATCCATGATGGGTTTTCCATCCTGGTCATAATCAAAGAAACCTTCTTTCTTGGCAAAATGGATCAAGCACGAACGAACAATTGGGGTCACCTTGTAGCTTCTGGGTTGTAATCTGTTTTTCTTCAGAACAGGCTCGATTAGCCTCTTCTCCACGAATGTGGTGAGAGTGTCGTTTAAATCTCCCATCTCATCCTTTCCATTTCGGGCGATTAAGTTTTCTCCGACCCACCAAAATCTCAAAAACCTCTTCTTTATCTCCGCATTTTCAGGGAAAATTGAGAAACACAGCAAGCACAGTTTCTGCCTGTCATCAAGGCCTTCATATTTTTCctcaaattctttaaaataatagctattttcaaatatatgttCACCATATAGGTGAGGCAAGTCCCCTGCCTCGCCGGTGGCAAAGGTTGTCTGCAAAGCACGATTACCATCGGAATTTATACTGGCGGCCTGAAGTTGCAAGAGGATCAGGATTTTGACTCGGGTGATGTTGTTTCTGAACACACGTAGATTGTGCTGAACCTGTTTTCGTAACTCGTCTTTTTCGAGATCACTCACGATGTCGTTGACATTGGCCTCAAGAGTTTCGAATGGTTCTCTTAGACTATTTTTTAAGTTCTCCAGTTCCTGGAATGACCTGATCATATAATCGAGTTCTTTGCATAGTTTTCCCAGCTCGTACAGCGGTTCCTTCTTCTTGTCGTTGGTCTCCTGGGCCTGGTTAGCATCTCCATCCTGTTTGTTGGTCCCATCTTGCTCATTTCCAGTACGGTTAGAGCCATCTTGCTCATTTCCAGTCAGGTTATTAGCCGCAGTGTTGGTGGCGACAGCGATTTCGGCCTCTGCACAATCGCTAGTGAGGAGGTTCCTCAGGTTCGTTATGATATTGTTTATGTCCTGAATGGATAAGGGAGGTGGCTTGTCATCTGTGGAAGACATGGCTAGGGCATTAGCTCAAGAAAGTGAGACTGGACAAGAATATAAACACACACCaggtaaaaaaaaatctctcaaCCTAATTAGTAACTAGTCTGCAGGAGAAGCTGGGAAGGTTCCCTTGAATATTCcaagaaggaaaaaagaaaaagaaacaaaaaaacaaagacTTGATTCAGGTCAACAAAAGGGCGAAAGTGAAGAAACTTTAAGCAAAGTTACAACCAAACGCTGCCTTGAAAACTGACAATGACTTGGCAGTATTGGTAGATTAATCAAGGAGAGAAAGAGTCCAGCAACTTCCTCGGGGccacttctttatttttctgaaaattttggtaaaatatttttaaagactAGTTGGTTTTTAGGGGTAGAATTTTAACCGAGTCAAGTCAATGCCCTTAAATGATTGCTCGCCGAAACATAATTGCTTTCCTTTAAACCAATAATTCATTTAGTGAAAGGACACAAGGGTTATCTTTTGAAGAGgaatcttattttcttttagggaAACGTGGAGTTTTATATGggacaattttctttttcttttttttttcaaataaaagtcGTGTTTAGATTTTTATTGGAGGAaatgatgtttttatttaaccccttttttgaatgataaatatgaaCAAACAGGGATGTCAGGCTTGTTTGAGTTCCCCACCAACTCTTCATGGCCACACACCaggttaattaatttacttcGATGCAACCTTGCCTACTTCTTTAATCTCCAGCAGAAcctatgagtttttttttatatattacatgtaAGTTCAATGCGTGTTCCTTCTGCAAAAGAATTAAACAATAGGCAAATTGTATTTTCCCAACCTAGTACACCCATGTAATCCAAACTGCTGGTAGTGGTGGGAACTGTGAATTTCAGTTTTTCACCCttgaaaaatggaagaaaaataatCCTAACATGCATGGGTTTGCCCGTTGCTGGTTCCATTTTGTCGTATTAACAGCCAATCCAACGGGTTacatcaaaaaataaatcatacagTACAATCTTTTATCTAACTCTTGCTTAGAAAGTtgcagagtttttttttttaacgaaTAACAAGAAAACTTCACATGTACGAGTGTATCgtgttctgttttttttttcttctctttttgttatataaaaattcaaaatggagAGCCTTTcacactttaaaaaataaatccaacATGCTTGGAAATTTGCaaaatgtttcattttttttggtaatttgaatAGTGAAAGGCATCCTTTCAGCTAACGCTACTGAAAGCGATTTTTGTAGGAcatatttttctctctctctcctatttaaaatagtataaatcaatacatttttaagaaaatagcatatatattcaaataatttttttttcagcaTATATTGGAAAAATTgccctttaaaaaataaatccaacatgcttggaaaattgcaaaatgttccatttttttttggtaatttgaatCGTGAAAATAACAGAGCATTTGATCCCTTTCAAGTTGTGCAATAGGCAGTGAATAAAAAAGCATACCAAAAATTTGTTCCTTGCTGAAGAAAACACCATAAGCTATGATCTTGCGCAATATTACATTTTCCATTTCTCCACAGAAACTTGGAATTTAGCACaataaaagcaaaagcaaacaGAGATGACAAACTTCATATATAAAAAGACGTGATTTAAGGCCGTGGTGGACAGGCATTGATGAAATGTGTGTGTAAAGTGGTTACTTTCCGACAATCAATTTAGCCCTTGCATGTCCCTCGTTGATCTGGAACTGCTCCCCGAGACCAAAATGAGCCATGAGCAACCAAATAAAAGTAATGAGCTCCCCACCTTTGCTGACCTGCTGTGCGTGCGTGTTTGCTCTGCAATGGCTGGCAGCATATGACATCAATTCCACCCACACTCTGCTCATCAATTTCCATTTATCCAGACCTTCCCCCTCAAGCCTGTTTAGTTCTTGTGCCAACATGCTGGCATCAAACAGAACAGATTTACTTCTATCCCCCTTCACCGCCACAGGTTTAACATTTGTTGTCACCGAAAGAATCGCCTCGCAGGCCTTGGCTTCTACACTTCCGCTCCCTTTCAGCTTTTCTACCAGTGATGGTAATCCCCGGCTAGCAAAGAATCTGTCAGCCTCGGCATAAGTGTCCCTAAATCTTATTTTTCCAATGCCTCCTACAGCAGACATCATTGTTGGCTGCCAGATTAAAAGATACAACATGTAATCCGAGAGAAGCTTACTAAATTCTCGATAATTAAAGCTTTCCTTGTCTAGTTTCTTTCCATTGGAAGTATAGTAACATAGATCAGTAGCAATGTGCCACAATATAATGCTTTCATCGTACTGGACATCGGTAATATACGGCATCAGTGAGCTGCGATCAACTTTTGTATCACTATCGACTATAATCCATTCACCCCTCGCCGCAGATATCCTCTTGGCCGTTTCAGGATCATCTGCATGGTTGGCTTTGGTTTTCAGCTCATCGAATATGAATTCCCATAGCTCTTTGGTGAATGGCTCGCGGGATACATATAATATCTCATCAATGAAGTCCTTGAGCCCCATACTTCCCATGATGAATGTACGAACATGGCCACAAAGTATACTTGTCTTTTTTATAACATGGTGTAGCCCAGTAATATGGTTGAGCTTATCGACAACATAGGTGATAGCCGTGCTGACTTTGTTGTTGATAAAATCCAATACAATTATCACACAAGACAGTAAACCGGTGATTGCATTGGTGAATTTTTTGATCAAATCAACAGCAAAGTCGAAACATGCATCAATGCGCAGAAAGGTGCTGATGTCCTTAGCGATAACGAGTGGCCATCTCGTGAATTTGTGGATTCTTCTAGTATGGCTCTGCAGGCAATAACTTATCAAATTGAAGGATGAGAGAGATCCAGACCACCTTCGGAACAAAATGGGAGTTGACAAAACCTTATGATTGATCCTCTCAATCGGTTTCTCTTCTGGTTTAAGAGGGGTTGTACAGTCGCAGCTTCTCCACCATGGCATCCTGAACCGAAGGAAGCTACTGAAGAGCCAAGCCAAGATCCCGGGATTGGAATCAGGGTCCTTGATGGTAGCAAACGTCCAGTCGGAAAAAATGAGCATCAATAGGGCTATAAGATCCAGGACCACCGCACCCAGGAGCAAGGTGTAGGTGATTCCCACATCAAATTGGTTAAGGTCGTGTTTCCTTGTTCTGAAATGGAAGATAGAAAGAGCTGCTACAATGGAAGCAAAGGCTACACATCGGAATATATATCCCCAAGCGGAATGCACAACTTGTACTTTAGTGTAAAGAACCTCGTATATGAAGTTGAGTTCAACCTCGATGACCCTCAGAGCATCGATTGGTTTTCTCTTTTTGAAGAATTCCCGGCTCTCGTTACGCTCACGGAAGCTAAATATGAGATCCACCACAAGCCCCTTGAAGATTAGAAAGTACTTATAAGCATAATGCACTACTTCCAGATTGTTCAATTTGCCTTCCTTAACTGGCATATCAGTGGCCCTGGCTTCTTTATCAGGCTCTGGAATCATAATAATTCGCGTCGGAAGTTTGTTGTCTCTCTTGGAAGCGTACTCCTCCATAAGCTTTGCGTAGTTAGGCCCAGGATCAGCCTCTTTGAGCATGGAATCTCGAAACCTGTCCAAGCTCGCGAGATACAGAGCACGCGTCCGCTCCACATACTTGATGGTTCCAGCCACAAACATTAGCACGGTGGGAACCCAAAACCTGTTCTTTGGGAGTGACTGAGCAAAGACATAAAGAGTTGCAACAGCTTGAAAGCCGAGACCGAGCAAGTGCCTAAGCCAAAGCTCGTTATCTTCAAGAGCAAAAGCAGTGATTGTATCGGGACCACCCAGATGCAACAAAAGAAAGGGAGCCCAGAAGGCCAGGAGAGCATCGTTACT harbors:
- the LOC105764955 gene encoding uncharacterized protein LOC105764955, yielding MSSTDDKPPPLSIQDINNIITNLRNLLTSDCAEAEIAVATNTAANNLTGNEQDGSNRTGNEQDGTNKQDGDANQAQETNDKKKEPLYELGKLCKELDYMIRSFQELENLKNSLREPFETLEANVNDIVSDLEKDELRKQVQHNLRVFRNNITRVKILILLQLQAASINSDGNRALQTTFATGEAGDLPHLYGEHIFENSYYFKEFEEKYEGLDDRQKLCLLCFSIFPENAEIKKRFLRFWWVGENLIARNGKDEMGDLNDTLTTFVEKRLIEPVLKKNRLQPRSYKVTPIVRSCLIHFAKKEGFFDYDQDGKPIMDFSSCNKACMVKSERATASWFADYLKGNDKDGNERATASWFADYLKGNDKDGNSEKPKEQEQHQEQGKLLQGKLSADLVKLQMLFNFPHENTLIRASQQIDKLQTLFNLSKQFPDLPTEWFSKMTGIKVLYLGRWEATAGQARHIEVEDIEFLKGFKNMKNLRLLSLQGISGIPKLPATLCKLENLRILDLRACHDLEKLPDRIGSLKKLTYLDLSECYLLDYIPQQLNKLSELQVLKGFVILEAKNSCTLDDLSELPSLRKLSVNVNTTKFNIDEAGDALAKFQKLEKLRIAWGWGGMPGKEDSTLDSSSEQQQSKTKKKQASSISSAAAKASTDKVNKGEDKGNRERSAVAAAGEANSKTAKLGGGLRGTANIALMAKKWRRLSMKEREPQNLEGLERLVKLDLQCFPRSEPPTWLVPRKMKKLTNLSIRGGRLGYLNHEDGQKWNADTLRLKFLVNFKMNWKEMQQRFPNLKYLENLRCPRITFCPCDANGVWQKFVQSK
- the LOC105764956 gene encoding uncharacterized protein LOC105764956, encoding MVDPIPPEVQKVWDKWNIRGTILFSLSLQTFLVLLAPYRKSTRKRILIMLIWSAYLLADAAANFTVGLISNNQGSGSKKSGSSTSKSSSHHSNDALLAFWAPFLLLHLGGPDTITAFALEDNELWLRHLLGLGFQAVATLYVFAQSLPKNRFWVPTVLMFVAGTIKYVERTRALYLASLDRFRDSMLKEADPGPNYAKLMEEYASKRDNKLPTRIIMIPEPDKEARATDMPVKEGKLNNLEVVHYAYKYFLIFKGLVVDLIFSFRERNESREFFKKRKPIDALRVIEVELNFIYEVLYTKVQVVHSAWGYIFRCVAFASIVAALSIFHFRTRKHDLNQFDVGITYTLLLGAVVLDLIALLMLIFSDWTFATIKDPDSNPGILAWLFSSFLRFRMPWWRSCDCTTPLKPEEKPIERINHKVLSTPILFRRWSGSLSSFNLISYCLQSHTRRIHKFTRWPLVIAKDISTFLRIDACFDFAVDLIKKFTNAITGLLSCVIIVLDFINNKVSTAITYVVDKLNHITGLHHVIKKTSILCGHVRTFIMGSMGLKDFIDEILYVSREPFTKELWEFIFDELKTKANHADDPETAKRISAARGEWIIVDSDTKVDRSSLMPYITDVQYDESIILWHIATDLCYYTSNGKKLDKESFNYREFSKLLSDYMLYLLIWQPTMMSAVGGIGKIRFRDTYAEADRFFASRGLPSLVEKLKGSGSVEAKACEAILSVTTNVKPVAVKGDRSKSVLFDASMLAQELNRLEGEGLDKWKLMSRVWVELMSYAASHCRANTHAQQVSKGGELITFIWLLMAHFGLGEQFQINEGHARAKLIVGK